In Aspergillus nidulans FGSC A4 chromosome II, the genomic stretch AACTGCACTACTCGTATTCTGGGATGTCAAATCCGTTTTGTCTTGTCGTTCTATGTAGTATTTGCAAACGAAGGAGGTATAATGACAAGCAAGGCCATAGGATGAACTTTCCTTCAAAACTTTTCCTCGTTGTTGAATAAGCCGTTGGGATATCTAAACTGGAAAGAAACCGTTCTATATGCTGAGTGTATCTAACCTAGAGCTCTCATGGTGAGTTCAACACTATAGAAGTTAGCGCAACCATAGTTGACCGGTTTACGAGAGAAAACATACACAGCGAATGTTCCCGCAGAAACAGGCATAGCCCTGAGTAGGGTCGGCCCAATGCCCTTCCAGAAGCCCGCGAGTCCCTCTGCCGCATACGTTTTCTTAAAGCAGTCGGTCATGCTCTTgaattgctgctgcgcaCCGAACCCATCGCTTTGCATTTTGCTCTTCACCACGTCCATCGGGTAGCTAGACAACCATAGAGCCTCACCGGCTAGCCCTCCATACGTAGCGACCTTGAGACTGGAGATGTCCTCACGCTTGACGTTGTTGCGCTTCGCATCTTGGTTCATGAGGTACTCAAAAGTCAGGAACCACACGCCGTAAGCTTGGACTTCACGCAGATAGGTAACAGCCTGGCCGCGGTAAAGACCCTTAAGGAAGCCGCCTTGGTTTGTGAGCTTGCGAATGCAGTCGAGAGGTCCGTTATAAAGGCGGCCTGCGCCGTGGGGCTGGGTTTGAAGACGGATACGGACATGCTCGATCGGGCcggagaggaaggagtttGTGATGCCTGCGAAGCCGCCCGCGAGGTAATATTGGCCGTAGCCGAGGGCGCTGTCAGCGTACTTTTTTTTGTTGAGCTCCTCCAGTCGCCGGCGCGCTTCGTGGAAGGCTCCGAATTGAACGCTAACCTGGGGTATTTGTGAGCGCGGATGTAGAGAGCGTGTTTGGGGAGGCTTACGCAGGCACCAATTCCAATCAAAGGTGTCAATGTTCCCTTGTAGAAAGCGAGGGGTCCCTCATTCTTCAGGATCTTGGACGCGCAGTCAAGGGCGCTGGAATATTGAGTGGTCGTTTGGAGCCGGACCTTGACGATGTCTATGAGGGGTCAGAGGTGGTACGGTAGGATGATCAATTGGGTATATACCGAATGGTTGACCTGCGCACTAATTAGCGACTGTTGTTATATAACCCTGAAGCTCAAAACAGCGATAGTGAGTTCCCCGCACTGCATTTATAATGAACTTGAGCAGGGCGACGCGGCTGTAAGGGAAGAGATGACACAGAAAAGGATGTAAACGAAGACCTCACAGTCTGACTTTCACATACCAAGAAGCACCTGCGCTATTCCGCCAGCTGCGCCCGCTGATAGATCCTTAATTGTACGCAGAgcacctcctccttcgtgcTCCAAGATTTCTTGAGGCTCCATTTCTGGTCCTGGATTCGCGACTGGCCAATTGACGATGGGTCAGGAAACACTACAGGAATTGAAACAAGGACAACTGGGGCGAAACGAGGGAATGATTTCTGCAATATCAACCGGCCAGATGAGCTGCTTATCAGGAATTATCACCTCAGCGCCCGCACAGGAAAATGCGGGCCTCCGATTGGGCCGCACGTGAGTTGGAGACGGGAAACCAAGACTGCGGCGGAGTTTttggttcttttcctgcgCTTTGCCGGAGCTTTGGAGATCATCCGAGGAAAACGACGACAAGAGGCCGCCAACTATGCAACGGCGGACCATTGTGCAGGTATGATACTCAACCATTCACGGAACCGCTTGATCTTCATGAGTCCGCTAACGTGGGCTCTCACAGCTCTCCCGTCGTCATCCTGTCGATTGGCCCGGTACAGCCCGACTACGAAATGCTGCTATAGCCTACAATCCGCGACGATGCTTCCATCCCGCCCTTTCCAGACTCAACTCCTCCGATAGTTCTTCCTCTAGTAATTCAGATGACCCAAGCAGCCCCTCGACGTCTCAGAACTCGGCGCCAAAGTTCGGTTCTCGATGGGCCCCCAGGCAAACATCACAGCCCGCGGCTCTCAGCCCAGAGGAGCAGGCCATTCGAAACGCGTTGTTAACAAAATCCGCcgctccttcatcctcaaatACAACAACCGGTTCCTTAGGATCCCCGCAACCAACGCCGAAATTCGGTCCTCGCTGGGCACCCAGGCAGACATCACAGCCCGCTGCTCTTagtccagaagagcaggctATTCGAAACGCCTTGCTACCGAAGACTTCCggttcttcaacttcagacTCTCCAAAACAGGATAACGTGCCTGCGTCTTCGACATCGGTATCGAAACCCGGTTCACGCTGGGCAGCGAGGCAAACCTCACCGTCTTCCACTCTAAGTCCTGACGAACAAGCCATTCGCGACAGCTTGCTATTTAGGACTACCCGCAAAAAGGAGCGGCAACAAGATGAAGCGCCATCGCGGAGACCTCCGGGGTCCCACCGCCACTCCGGCTCTAAAACGAAGGCTCCCCCCATCGACAAGGAAAGCCGGGATCTTCAGCCCTTGAAAGAGTACGAGGTCAATGGTGCCTCAAAACTGCCGAAGGCGCTGCGCAACCAGGATTGGGTGTGCGCCGAATGTGGCTTTCGGTGTTTCGGAAAACATAGTATCTGTCCGATGTGTAAAGCGCGAAGACCTGGACTAATAAACCCATCGCAAGGAGAGTCTCGCTTTAAGGATTGGATTTGTCCCAATTGTGGTTTCACGTGCTTTGGTAAGCACAGACTCTGTCCACGTTGTAAAGCGAGGAGGCCAGCAAGAAACACAAATTCGGGCTTGACGGAGCCTTCCTCTAGAGACAACATTGCTGGCACGTCTTCCCCAAGTGACGTTAAACAGTCTAGGGGGGACACGGTTGCGGGTGCTGGAATCAACCTGACCACCGACTCTCCTTTGGAGGCTTCCGAAGGTTCTACTGGCGACTCCATCGAGGAGCCCTTCAAAATCCGCAAGAAGTTCGCCCATGACGCCGAGCCTGATGATGGGTCTCGACAGTCGGCGCTCAGAAAGCATATGGAAGCGAAGTTGGCTCAGGCacaagaagcaggagaagaggatctTGCacttcggcggcggcttaAGGAGCTGAGAGCTGCTAAGCGGGACAAGCAAGAGATCACGGAGCTGGAGACAGATACATGGTCGCCATCCACAGAACGAAGGAAATCTCGTGGTGAGAAATCTCGTGATGAGCATAACAAGAAAGCAAAGCGCCGAGGAGGCAATCGTGAGCGCGAGTCCGCCCTAGAAGAAGAGTTTGATGTAGATGAATATCATCGCCGGCGTGAAGagcgaaagaagaagaaaaaagaaagacggTCGAAGCAGGCAGATGAACAGGAATTGAGCCCGCTGTATCTTCCCGAGttcatcagcgtcagcaaTTTTGCCGATGTCGTTGGCATGCGGCCAGCACAGCTCGTTGAACGGATGGAGGAAATGGGTTTCGAGGATGTTTCATACAGCCATGTTCTTGACGCCGAGACAGCTGGCTTGATCGCTGCCGAATTTGGTTACGAGCCTATCGTCGACACTGGAGCCGAGCAGGACCTCACAGCTGCACCGGAGCCAGAGGACAAATCTATATGGCCGTCTAGACCCCCCGTTGTCACCATCATGGGCCATGTGGATCACGGCAAGACTACTATCCTTGATTGGCTACGCAAGTCTTCCGTTGTCGCATCAGAGCATGGAGGGATCACTCAGCACATTGGAGCATTTTCCGTCACCATGCCGTCTGGTAAAAAGATAACATTCCTGGACACCCCCGGCCACGCGGCCTTTCTCGATATGCGCCGACGTGGCGCTGATGTGACAGATATTGTGGTGCTCGTGGTAGCTGCCGATGACAGCGTCAAGCCGCAGACGGTGGAAGCCATCAAACATGCCACAAGCGCCAAGGTCCCTATTATTGTGGCTATGAGCAAAATTGACAAGGAAGGTATAAACCCTGAGAGGGTCAAACAAGACCTCTCATCTCACGGTATCCACGTGGAAGACTATGGTGGTGATGTCCAGGCGATTGGTGTAAGTGGGAAAACTGGCCAAGGAATGCtagagcttgaagaagccattATCACTCTTTCTGAGGTTTTGGACCACAGAGCCGACCCGGATGGCTTCGTTGAAGGATGGGTTATCGAGGCCTCCACGAAGAGTTATGGTCGCGTGGCAACCGTGCTCATCAGACGCGGCACCCTTCGACCTGGAGACATTCTTGTCGCCGGCAACACCTGGGCCCGTGTCCGTACGCTTAGAAACGAGGCCGGCGTTTCTATTTCCGAGGCCACTCCCGGCATGCCAGTTGAAATAGATGGCTGGAGAGAAAACCCAACCGCGGGCACGGAGCTTCTgcaagcagaagacgagCAGCACGCTAAGGATGTCGTGGAATACCGAGTCGAGAGGGAAGAGACTCAGAGGCTGGGTCAAGATACGGCAGCCATCAACGAGGCCCGCCGTGACATGATTGAGAAGCGACGGAAAGAAGCttccgaagaggaagagctgaCGGAAGAGAAATTATCTGGTCCCAAACCAATCAATTTTGTGGTCAAGGCGGACGTCCACGGTTCAGcggaggctgttgagaacTCAATAACAGCTATTGGAAACAACGAGGTATATGCTAAAGTGCTTCGTTCTGAAGTTGGACCCATCAGCGAGTCAGATATTGAGCTTGCCGCCGCTGCCAACGGCCATATCGTCTGCTTCAACATGCCTATTGACACGACCATGAGTCGGATGGCACAGAACCTCGGTGTCAATATCATGGATCATAATATTATCTACAAACTCGTGGATGATGTCAAAGATACTCTGAGCGAGCAGCTGGCTCCCTCAATTACAAAACGTGTCACTGGAGGAGCCGAGGTCGGGAAAATCTTCGGAATCTCTCTCAAAGGACGCGCNNNNNNNNNNNNNNNNNNNNNNNNNNNNNNNNNNNNNNNNNNNNNNNNNNNNNNNNNNNNNNNNNNNNNNNNNNNNNNNNNNNNNNNNNNNNNNNNNNNNAAATCTCTCTCAAAGGACGCGCGAAGACATCTATTGCAGGTTGTAAGGTACGCAATGGAGTAATCAACCGGACAAAGAAGGTTCGCGTATTGAGAGGACAAGAGACCATCTATGACGGTAAGCACACGCGCACTTGTATTTTGCACGAGTTGTCACTAACAGGTCCCAGGCTCCATTTCATCTCTCAAGAACGTCAAAAAGGACGTGACAGAGATGCGCAAAGACACCGAGTGTGGTATTGGCTTCGAGGACTGGACCGATTTCGCAGTAGGGGACCAGATCCAGTGCTACGAGGAAATCTCGGAAAAGAGACACCTCTAATCTCGCCCATCCCTTTTCCGATAATACTACTATTGTATTTCTATTCATTTACACTTACTTACCTTCTTGTATAAAGCATATACTACACTGGGTTTGGTTACAAGCGAATGTACTATAGCATGGCTACCACGGATCATGAGGATAATAAAAAATGTACATCAGTTCGACTAATCTACACAATGGCGTTCTATACCAGGACAAGCTATCTAGCCTTCCACCTCACCCTCCCTACCCACCTCGCCCAGTCTTGCACGTCCTCTCTCTCTAAGATCCTATCAACAGTAAACCACTCCCTTGCCAGCTCCTCATTAATCGCCATCCGATGCACAAAGCTATGGCAAGCGCGGCACAACCACGCAACACTATTTAGCATCCACTCATCATGCCACCCCTTCTTTATGACCTTGTCATGCACCGCTCTGGGTATTAGATGATGATAGGACAGCGGGATCCAGTCGCGCTCGCAGATTTCACACGCCGAGGCGCGTGTTTTCGCCCAGACAGGAGGTGGGCGTGTCACGGCGGGGATATATTCTGCTAGAACCTTGTTGAGGAGCGATGGGGACTCAAGGTCTGGGGTGTAGGTTGACAGAGTGTCGGTTACtgtgctggggagggggttTGAGAGTGACTCAAGGGTTGAATGGGTCAGGGGGAGGGAGTAGGTTGTTGAGAGGGCCGGGGAGTGTTGAATTGCAGAGTAAGAGAGAGTTTGTAGAGAAGTTGGGAGAGTGGTGAAGATTTCCGTGGCCACGAACTATTCGGTACTATTAGTTAGCATCATGCCAGCTACAGTCGGAAAAATGTATATAGTGAAACTGGAAGCAATCCGTACATCGATAAAATCAGCTAGTTCTTCTGGGTTCTCTTCTGCAGGCGCAGGCGTGCTGGGAGGTGAGGTTTCATCTGTGGAATCGGAATTCCCTCTTCGTTTGGCAGCCTTTATCTTGGAGGCTTTGCGCTTTGTCCTGCTCGGCTTATGCTGGTTGCTTCTTGCAATGATGACGCTCGAGACGCACTCGCGAAAGACGGCATAGTTAGATTCAGCATCCGTGGCCATGTTCAAAGATGTTGGTATCTACTACAGCGGAGAAGACAGCAACCCAGCTATTTAACTCCAACGTGTCAATCGTGGGAATCGACGTGACAGTCAAGACACTTGATCAGCGCTCAGGCGAAGCTATCCGCCCCGCACCTCGTATCAGCCTCACGAGCAGTAGTTGTCGACTAGGATGACTTGCCACCCGATGGCCCAGACGGAATAACCTTGAACAGAAATACGACCACAATGTACTATGTCTACAGCATTGCCCCATCAGATCGGTTCAATTAAGCAGGCCAAAATTTACAGAATGTAGCAAGGTGATTGAGATGTACCGCGGAAGAATTTTTCCAAACGCTCCACgagggagagaagaattTGGGGTAAGTCGGCGGAAAAGTTTCTTCTAACCTTCTATTTCCCCTCCAGATGATCCATTGAGAGATGAGGACTTCAGAGTGAATAAGAAGGTGTGATCAGTTgagtgaagaaaagaaagagaaatgggAGAAATCTGTGCGGTTATATAGCTTGGTGCTCACCGCCTTCCCTGCCTGCCTGCTTATCGATAAAGCACCAATCAAACTTGCCAATATTCCGCCTCGAATCAGCAGGCAACACTTATCCCAGACCTATAAACACTCTTGCCTGCTATTATAATTTGATTTGATAGAGCCCGAAGCTCAGCGTGACTGTCTGTGATGGCTTGGGATTTAAACACAGCTGCCTGGCTTTATCCTTTGCGCGTATGCTCCTTATACCAAGCTCATGGTCTTGAGCTTCGCTAATACCGATCGATTTAGGGGATCTATTACTTCGCCACACACCGATTCCTCTGGCCTCTCTTCAAAGCACGCCTGATACCAATTGTCTTGCTCTCGGCTTTCATATATACAATCCTTTTCTTATTCGCATACTTGCCACAGGTAgccttcctcgccatttTCCAAGGCGCCGGAGCATGGGTCAGTGGTGCGTTCCTAGTTCTGGGTGAAGGAGCTGCCATCGTTGCCGGACTATTTGAGGCATTCTTCGTCGATGAGACGCTTGTGGATATTTTCGATGCGGTGTTGGTGAGCGAGGGTCAAGGGGAGTTGGTCGCTGCTTCTCGCGTACTATACCCGCAAGGCGACGATGTCGTAAAGCGACTGGGCAAGCCGACGCAAAGTGCGGTCTActctcctttctctctgCGGCAGATTCTGGAGttcatctttcttctcccgctGAACTTCATCCCTGTCGCCGGTACGCCTATGTTTCTAATCTTGACTGGCTACCGCGGCGGACCGTTTCACCACTGGCGGTACTTTCAGCTCTTGGACCTCACCAAACAacagaggaaagagagaattcGGA encodes the following:
- a CDS encoding putative mitochondrial carrier protein (Ymc1) (transcript_id=CADANIAT00004406), translating into MEPQEILEHEGGGALRTIKDLSAGAAGGIAQVLLGQPFDIVKVRLQTTTQYSSALDCASKILKNEGPLAFYKGTLTPLIGIGACVSVQFGAFHEARRRLEELNKKKYADSALGYGQYYLAGGFAGITNSFLSGPIEHVRIRLQTQPHGAGRLYNGPLDCIRKLTNQGGFLKGLYRGQAVTYLREVQAYGVWFLTFEYLMNQDAKRNNVKREDISSLKVATYGGLAGEALWLSSYPMDVVKSKMQSDGFGAQQQFKSMTDCFKKTYAAEGLAGFWKGIGPTLLRAMPVSAGTFAVVELTMRALG
- a CDS encoding translation initiation factor 2 (submitted as non-partial;~transcript_id=CADANIAT00004407), which translates into the protein SSEENDDKRPPTMQRRTIVQLSRRHPVDWPGTARLRNAAIAYNPRRCFHPALSRLNSSDSSSSSNSDDPSSPSTSQNSAPKFGSRWAPRQTSQPAALSPEEQAIRNALLTKSAAPSSSNTTTGSLGSPQPTPKFGPRWAPRQTSQPAALSPEEQAIRNALLPKTSGSSTSDSPKQDNVPASSTSVSKPGSRWAARQTSPSSTLSPDEQAIRDSLLFRTTRKKERQQDEAPSRRPPGSHRHSGSKTKAPPIDKESRDLQPLKEYEVNGASKLPKALRNQDWVCAECGFRCFGKHSICPMCKARRPGLINPSQGESRFKDWICPNCGFTCFGKHRLCPRCKARRPARNTNSGLTEPSSRDNIAGTSSPSDVKQSRGDTVAGAGINLTTDSPLEASEGSTGDSIEEPFKIRKKFAHDAEPDDGSRQSALRKHMEAKLAQAQEAGEEDLALRRRLKELRAAKRDKQEITELETDTWSPSTERRKSRGEKSRDEHNKKAKRRGGNRERESALEEEFDVDEYHRRREERKKKKKERRSKQADEQELSPLYLPEFISVSNFADVVGMRPAQLVERMEEMGFEDVSYSHVLDAETAGLIAAEFGYEPIVDTGAEQDLTAAPEPEDKSIWPSRPPVVTIMGHVDHGKTTILDWLRKSSVVASEHGGITQHIGAFSVTMPSGKKITFLDTPGHAAFLDMRRRGADVTDIVVLVVAADDSVKPQTVEAIKHATSAKVPIIVAMSKIDKEGINPERVKQDLSSHGIHVEDYGGDVQAIGVSGKTGQGMLELEEAIITLSEVLDHRADPDGFVEGWVIEASTKSYGRVATVLIRRGTLRPGDILVAGNTWARVRTLRNEAGVSISEATPGMPVEIDGWRENPTAGTELLQAEDEQHAKDVVEYRVEREETQRLGQDTAAINEARRDMIEKRRKEASEEEELTEEKLSGPKPINFVVKADVHGSAEAVENSITAIGNNEVYAKVLRSEVGPISESDIELAAAANGHIVCFNMPIDTTMSRMAQNLGVNIMDHNIIYKLVDDVKDTLSEQLAPSITKRVTGGAEVGKIFGISLKGRA
- a CDS encoding HNH endonuclease (transcript_id=CADANIAT00004408) encodes the protein MATDAESNYAVFRECVSSVIIARSNQHKPSRTKRKASKIKAAKRRGNSDSTDETSPPSTPAPAEENPEELADFIDFVATEIFTTLPTSLQTLSYSAIQHSPALSTTYSLPLTHSTLESLSNPLPSTVTDTLSTYTPDLESPSLLNKVLAEYIPAVTRPPPVWAKTRASACEICERDWIPLSYHHLIPRAVHDKVIKKGWHDEWMLNSVAWLCRACHSFVHRMAINEELAREWFTVDRILEREDVQDWASICFIQEVLSEKGWARLEVSLFRDFLVALDLVPYCEIGPVLEANTTLGVFAHLCHVLFDVLER
- a CDS encoding EI24 domain-containing protein (transcript_id=CADANIAT00004409), which gives rise to MAWDLNTAAWLYPLRVAFLAIFQGAGAWVSGAFLVLGEGAAIVAGLFEAFFVDETLVDIFDAVLVSEGQGELVAASRVLYPQGDDVVKRLGKPTQSAVYSPFSLRQILEFIFLLPLNFIPVAGTPMFLILTGYRGGPFHHWRYFQLLDLTKQQRKERIRKRQLQYTTFGTVALVLQLVPVLSMFFLMSTAVGAAMWAVDIENRRPLLSGQPEREVLYHDNNDTLA